A part of Rhodamnia argentea isolate NSW1041297 chromosome 8, ASM2092103v1, whole genome shotgun sequence genomic DNA contains:
- the LOC115754097 gene encoding ovotransferrin-like: MQISSLFSLLIFFSSSSSFACASVIHDFAPTPEPSSSASTFLPPERELSPDAGFGFASTDYSPPAPPRSSKHPSHLPAPALAPAEQSEEAADILSPAPVAQGASGSADEDSGEETVRWCTVRGEMEDCRFLLNLLSQSSNYTWTCVIRDSSDECVDSIRKGEADIINLEAGAAFTAFLNSSMKAIANEIYCNRAESYAAVAVVHRKSCESKRSLSLMDFKGHRSCHGGRSSASGWTYPVDHIRKLFGSKKMNDVDIAANFFSKVCAPSDSGLGGGQGICSGCHDENKNGTSCRRDSLYYGDTGAFRCLMGGLGDVAFVRGDTALLYSREGPYNQSWSKRSVRDFMYLCPQGGCREINGYPGACSFGTVPANMIMASNSIPNHKRLNILERLANSSWIEAAYAERISSIHMVSPSTQEFTLMKTLTRSYLGQSASISQSIQHLKTQKAEGSASSANSFPDQYSMLWVLLSAALACCFCNQ; encoded by the exons ATGCAGATCTCATCTCTCTTCTcgctcctcatcttcttctcctcctcctcctctttcgcCTGCGCTTCAGTAATTCACG ATTTCGCGCCCACCCCAGAGCCTTCTTCCTCTGCCTCCACATTTCTGCCGCCGGAGCGGGAGCTGTCTCCGGATGCCGGATTCGGATTTGCCTCCACTGATTACTCCCCGCCGGCACCCCCGAGGTCATCCAAGCATCCGTCACATCTGCCTGCCCCGGCGTTGGCACCAGCAGAGCAGAGTGAAGAAGCAGCGGACATTCTGTCTCCAGCACCGGTGGCGCAGGGAGCAAGCGGAAGTGCAGATGAGGACTCCGGCGAGGAGACGGTGAGGTGGTGCACGGTGAGGGGGGAAATGGAGGACTGCCGGTTCCTTTTGAATCTGTTGAGCCAATCTAGTAATTACACGTGGACATG TGTCATTAGAGACAGCAGCGATGAATGCGTCGACTCCATCAGAAAAGGCGAAGCAGACATCATAAACTTGGAAGCAGGCGCGGCATTCACTGCATTCCTCAACTCTTCCATGAAAGCCATCGCGAATGAAATCTACTGCAACCGCGCTGAGTCCTACGCCGCTGTTGCCGTCGTCCACCGGAAGTCCTGCGAGTCCAAACGGAGCCTTAGCCTAATGGACTTCAAGGGCCACAGGTCCTGCCACGGAGGACGCTCCTCCGCCTCCGGGTGGACCTACCCCGTTGATCACATCAGGAAGTTGTTCGGTTCCAAAAAGATGAACGACGTTGACATCGCGGCAAATTTCTTCTCCAAGGTCTGCGCTCCATCCGATTCTGGCCTCGGAGGAGGACAAGGGATTTGCAGCGGATGTCATGACGAGAACAAGAACGGCACTAGTTGCCGCCGGGACAGCTTGTACTACGGTGACACGGGCGCATTTAGGTGCCTCATGGGAGGTTTGGGTGATGTTGCGTTTGTGAGAGGAGACACTGCTCTGCTCTATTCCAGGGAAGGGCCTTATAATCAGTCATGGTCTAAAAGATCAGTAAGAGACTTCAT GTACTTGTGTCCCCAGGGGGGCTGCAGAGAAATAAATGGGTACCCCGGCGCATGCTC ATTCGGAACGGTTCCGGCGAATATGATCATGGCTAGTAATTCGATCCCGAACCACAAGAGACTGAACATCCTGGAGAGATTGGCGAATTCGTCCTGGATAGAAGCTGCCTACGCAGAGAGAATTAGCTCCATCCATATGGTCAGTCCGAG cACTCAGGAGTTCACATTGATGAAGACACTCACAAGGTCATATCTGGGGCAATCAGCTTCCATTTCTCAGAGCATACAACATCTGAAGACCCAGAAAGCTGAGGGCTCTGCCTCCAGTGCAAACTCATTCCCAG ATCAATATTCCATGTTGTGGGTGCTTCTGTCGGCGGCACTAGCCTGCTGCTTCTGCAATCAGTGA
- the LOC115754075 gene encoding chlorophyll a-b binding protein 6, chloroplastic, with amino-acid sequence MAANSLMSCGISTTSFPSVLSASKSKFAAAVPLPSAAAANATSRFSMSADWMPGSPRPPYLDGSAPGDFGFDPLRLGEVPENLERFKESELIHCRWAMLAVPGMLVPEALGLGNWVQAQEWAAKPGGQATYLGNPVPWGTLPTILAIEFLSIAFVEHQRSMEKDPEKKKYPGGAFDPLGYSKDPVKFEELKVKEIKNGRLALVAFVGFCVQQSAYPGTGPLENLATHLADPWHNTIGDILIPRSISP; translated from the exons ATGGCCGCCAACTCGTTGATGAGCTGTGGCATCTCCACCACCTCCTTCCCATCCGTGCTCTCAGCTTCCAAGTCGAAGTTCGCCGCTGCAGTCCCGCTCCCGAGCGCCGCTGCCGCGAATGCCACGTCCCGCTTCTCCATGTCGGCTGACTGGATGCCCGGCTCTCCCCGGCCGCCCTACCTCGACGGCTCGGCACCCGG TGACTTCGGGTTCGACCCGCTCCGGCTCGGGGAAGTTCCGGAGAACCTGGAGAGGTTCAAGGAGTCTGAACTCATTCACTGCAGATGGGCTATGCTTGCTGTT CCCGGGATGTTGGTGCCGGAAGCGTTGGGGTTAGGAAACTGGGTGCAAGCGCAGGAGTGGGCGGCCAAGCCCGGCGGCCAGGCCACCTACTTGGGAAACCCGGTCCCGTGGGGAACTTTGCCCACCATCCTCGCCATCGAGTTCCTCTCCATCGCCTTTGTCGAGCACCAACGCAGCATGGAGAAGGACCCGGAGAAGAAGAAGTACCCCGGCGGCGCCTTTGACCCCCTCGGCTACTCCAAGGACCCCGTCAAGTTCGAGGAGCTCAAAGTGAAGGAGATCAAGAACG GTCGTCTGGCGTTGGTGGCGTTCGTCGGATTCTGCGTCCAGCAATCGGCTTACCCCGGCACCGGGCCGCTGGAGAACTTGGCGACGCACCTTGCGGATCCGTGGCACAACACCATCGGGGACATCCTCATTCCCAGATCGATTTCGCCTTGA
- the LOC115754074 gene encoding rhomboid-like protein 19 encodes MTSLSGGTSSLAGFTKLCKGIAVVLVGGHIVVQILPAAVNYLALIPARTIPFAWNLITAGYIEQTIYGVVISTIGLLFMGKILEPIWGAREFVKFIFIVNFLTSLCVFVTAIALYYIRMEENYLYMPLSGFYGVLSGFLVGIKQILPDHELPLLRIKAKWLPSIILLLSVAVSFFIPEPAAYLPMLVFGTYTSWIYLRFLQRRPETKFMGDPSDDFSFSSFFPELLRPIIDPFAAIFARLFCGKRQTSSAAQDYELGDNPLPGSDPIEASRRRERGARALEERLAAERLAAAQTAQESGKDATESV; translated from the exons ATGACTTCTCTCTCCGGA GGAACGAGCTCGCTCGCTGGGTTCACGAAGCTCTGCAAGGGCATAGCGGTGGTGCTCGTGGGCGGCCACATTGTGGTGCAGATCCTCCCGGCGGCTGTCAATTATCTCGCTCTGATTCCCGCGAG GACAATTCCTTTTGCTTGGAATCTGATAACAGCTGGTTATATTGAGCAAACAATATATGGG GTTGTTATCAGCACCATTGGTCTACTATTCATGGGAAAGATTCTTGAGCCCATATGGGGTGCTAGAGAATTCGTGAAGTTCATCTTCATTGTCAACTTTTTAACTTCTCTCTGTGTTTTTGTCACTGCCATTGCCTTGTATTACATAAGAATGGAGGAAAATTATCT GTATATGCCACTATCTGGTTTCTATGGGGTGCTTTCAGGGTTCCTCGTTGGCATTAAGCAAATTTTACCTGACCATGAGTTGCCTTTATTGAGGATTAAAGCAAAG TGGTTGCCATCTATCATTTTGCTACTGTCTGTCGCCGTAAGCTTCTTCATACCAGAGCCTGCAGCTTATCTGCCAATGTTAGTATTTGGCACATACACAAGCTGGATTTACCTAAGGTTCTTGCAAAGGAGGCCTGAAACTAAGTTCATGGGTGATCCAAgtgatgatttttccttttcttcctttttcccggAACTATTAAG GCCCATAATTGATCCTTTTGCAGCAATATTTGCTAGGTTGTTTTGTGGAAAACGTCAAACTTCATCTGCGGCCCAGGACTATGAGCTGGGTGACAACCCATTGCCTGGTTCTGATCCGATCGAAGCATCTAGGAGGAG AGAACGAGGTGCCCGGGCTTTAGAAGAAAGACTTGCAGCTGAGAGATTAGCAGCTGCACAGACTGCACAAGAATCTGGGAAAGATGCCACGGAGAGTGTTTGA